The proteins below are encoded in one region of Aphelocoma coerulescens isolate FSJ_1873_10779 chromosome 4, UR_Acoe_1.0, whole genome shotgun sequence:
- the TLR3 gene encoding toll-like receptor 3, protein MMRNAVLWWSSLYVRLMFVFCPCASVGKQCHIQNETADCSHLKLTQIPSDLPNNITILDISHNQLRQLGPANLTKYSQLVYLNAGYNSISKLQPELCQSVPLLQILKLHHNELYKLPDKVFSSCTNLTELNLGYNRLNINNDPFKTLKNLNILDLSHNSLKSANLGLEQQLEKLHELMLSSNQITELKKEDFSFLSNTSLNSLDLSSNPLKEFHTGCLHTIGNLFGLILNNVELGENCTKKLCTELSNTAIRNLSLSHVKLSYIGKSTFQGLQGTNLTILNLSQNSLSVIENDSFHWLSNLQYLNLKLNNIHVSSRLFYGLSSLKYLNLMNSLTGKIEDFSFHCLYHLEYLIMDNSNFPGITANMFTGLNNLKYLSLSNCNLNLQRITNKTFSSLANSSLQVLNLTKTRISTIESGAFSSLGHLKILHIGLNEINQQLTGHEFKGLNNIQDIYLSYNKNLTLQSESFIFVPSLRKLMLRKVGCSNLALSPSPFHPLRNLTILDISNNNIANLKEDLFDGLDNLDILDLQHNNLARLWKRANPGGPVLFLKGLPNLRILNLKSNGLDEIPVQAFKGLFQLKYLDLGSNNLNLLPATLFDDQASLNSLNLQKNLITSVEEKVFGPPFKSLRKLEMDSNPFDCTCESIAWFADWLNVTQVDIPGLRSQYICNTPPKYHGSLVLYFDSSACKDSAPFKLLFVISATIVTLLIFIVLTIHFEGWRIAFYWNILVNRMLGFKEFERQQEEFYYDAYVIHAREDKNWVSKNFVSLEKNNHFEIRFCLEERDFEAGVSEFEATINSIKKSRKIIFVVTEHLLQDPWCKNFKVYHALQQAIEQSRDSIILIFLNDIQDYKLYHALHLRRGMFRSRCILNWPAQRERVSAFHQQLVMALKSNSKVH, encoded by the exons ATGATGCGAAACGCCGTTCTTTGGTGGAGCAGCTTATATGTCAGACTGATGTTTGTCTTCTGTCCATGTGCATCAGTTGGAAAGCAATGTCATATCCAAAATGAAACAGCTGACTGCAGTCACTTAAAGCTGACTCAAATTCCCTCTGATCTTCCAAACAATATAACGATTTTGGACATCTCTCATAATCAGCTAAGACAGCTAGGTCCTGCAAATCTGACCAAGTACAGCCAGCTGGTTTACTTGAATGCAGGCTACAACAGCATCTCTAAACTGCAACCAGAATTGTGCCAAAGTGTGCCTCTGCTGCAGATTCTGAAGTTACACCATAATGAATTGTATAAGCTCCCTGACAaagtcttttcttcctgcacCAACCTGACCGAGCTCAATCTAGGATACAACAGACTAAATATAAATAATGATCCTTTCAAAACCCTGAAG AACTTGAATATTTTGGACCTATCTCATAATTCTTTGAAGTCAGCCAATTTAGGATTGGAGCAACAGTTGGAGAAACTCCATGAGCTCATGCTGAGTAGCAACCAAATCACTGAGTTGAAAAAAGAAGACTTCAGTTTTCTTAGCAACACTTCATTGAATAGTCTTGATTTGTCATCAAATCCACTAAAAGAG TTTCACACAGGATGTTTACATACAATTGGAAATCTGTTTGGCCTCATACTGAACAATGTTGAACTTGGTGAAAATTGCACAAAGAAACTTTGTACAGAATTATCAAACACAGCGATTCGGAACCTCTCACTGAGCCATGTGAAACTTTCCTACATTGGCAAGTCAACTTTCCAGGGACTGCAAGGAACAAATCTTACAATTTTAAACCTTTCCCAAAATTCTCTCTCTGTCATAGAAAATGACTCATTTCACTGGCTTTCAAATTTACAATACTTAAACCTGAAGCTTAATAATATTCATGTATCTTCACGTTTATTTTATGGATTATCCAGCCTTAAATATTTGAATCTCATGAACTCACTTACTGGGAAAattgaagatttttcttttcattgtttATACCACCTGGAGTACCTTATAATGGATAATAGCAATTTTCCAGGAATTACTGCTAATATGTTCACAGGTCTGAACAACTTGAAATACCTGAGTCTCTCTAACTGCAACCTAAACTTACAAAGAATAActaataaaacattttcctcaCTTGCTAATTCTAGTTTACAGGTTCTCAACCTCACAAAAACCAGAATCTCTACAATAGAAAGTGGGGCATTTTCTTCCTTGGGACACCTGAAAATTCTTCATATTGGTCTCAATGAAATTAATCAACAGCTCACAGGTCATGAGTTTAAAGGTCTCAATAACATACAAGATATTTATCTTTCCTATAATAAAAACTTGACTTTGCAAAGTGAATCATTCATTTTTGTCCCAAGCCTTAGAAAACTGATGCTGAGGAAGGTAGGGTGCAGTAATCTGGCACTTTCTCCTTCACCTTTTCATCCTCTACGAAACCTGACTATCCTGGACATCAGCAATAATAACATAGCAAACTTAAAAGAAGACTTGTTTGATGGACTTGACAATCTTGACATACTGGATTTGCAGCACAATAATTTAGCCCGACTTTGGAAACGTGCAAATCCAGGTGGccctgttctttttttaaaaggtctTCCCAATTTGCGAAttcttaatttaaaatcaaatgGGCTGGATGAAATTCCAGTTCAGGCTTTCAAGGGTCTGTTTCAATTAAAATACTTGGATTTAGGATCGAATAATTTGAATTTGCTTCCAGCAACTCTGTTTGATGACCAAGCCTCTCTGAATTCGTTGAACCTTCAGAAAAATCTGATTACCTCAGTTGAAGAAAAAGTATTTGGCCCACCTTTCAAGAGCTTGAGAAAACTAGAGATGGATTCCAATCCTTTTGATTGCACCTGTGAAAGCATTGCTTGGTTTGCTGATTGGCTTAATGTGACCCAAGTAGATATACCTGGACTGAGGTCCCAGTACATTTGCAACACTCCACCTAAATATCATGGCTCTCTGGTTTTGTATTTTGATAGTTCAGCCTGCAAAGACAGTGCTCCATTTAAACTTCTTTTTGTGATCTCTGCCACTATTGTGACGCTGCTCATTTTTATTGTCCTTACCATCCATTTTGAAGGATGGAGAATAGCTTTCTACTGGAATATTTTAGTTAATCGAATGCTTGGTTTTAAAGAATTTGAGAGACAACAGGAAGAGTTTTATTATGATGCCTATGTTATTCATGCAAGAGAAGACAAGAATTGGGTGTCTAAAAATTTTGtgtctctggaaaaaaataaccacTTTGAAATTAGGTTTTGTTTAGAAGAACGGGACTTTGAAGCAGGTGTATCTGAATTTGAAGCCACAATTAACAGTATAAAAAAGAGCAGGAAGATTATTTTTGTTGTGACTGAACACCTCTTACAGGATCCCTGGTGTAAAAA TTTCAAGGTGTATCATGCTCTTCAGCAAGCTATTGAACAAAGTCGGGACTCCATCATACTGATCTTTCTTAATGATATCCAAGATTACAAGTTGTATCATGCACTTCACCTGAGAAGAGGAATGTTCAGATCTCGCTGCATCTTGAACTGGCCAGCCCAGAGAGAACGAGTCAGTGCATTTCATCAGCAATTAGTGATGGCACTTAAATCTAATAGTAAAGTGCACTGA